The genome window CCGACTTGCCACATTGATATCTTTTGCTACCACTTTGCGATCTTTAAGCTTTGTGTAGTTGTTTGTATAAGAGCTCTTAGGGTTGGTCACCCAATCTGGAAATTTAAAATAAGGAGCTATACTATCTAACCACTGGCTACTTACATGTGTGACTTGCTGGAAATCTTTCTTTGAATTGATAAATTTCCCGCTTTCGCGAAAGCGGTGTAATCGATCTAATTCTTCTACACTAAGTCCTAGTTTATAACCTCTATAATCAGTAATATAATTGGGATTAAAGGGGTAAATGGTATCTCTTTTACTTTGTTGTGAGGCTATAAGAGAATCTACTTTACGCTGATAAACTGCTGTATTTTCTAAAACCAAGGCTTTTTTAGGCATTTGTTTTACATAGAAAAAACACGCTAGCACGACAATTAAAAATAACATTAACACAAAAATCCCTCTTTGCTGTTTCCTGTCAAATGCAAAGAGGGATTTAAAATTTTTCATAAGACTTAC of Nonlabens sp. Ci31 contains these proteins:
- a CDS encoding ComEA family DNA-binding protein; the protein is MKNFKSLFAFDRKQQRGIFVLMLFLIVVLACFFYVKQMPKKALVLENTAVYQRKVDSLIASQQSKRDTIYPFNPNYITDYRGYKLGLSVEELDRLHRFRESGKFINSKKDFQQVTHVSSQWLDSIAPYFKFPDWVTNPKSSYTNNYTKLKDRKVVAKDINVASREELKKVYGIGPALSNRIIQERERLKGFVDISQVTAVYGLTDSTMMQLKKLFYVAPRLDFSKIALNTATEEELLSIPYFDDYLVEKLVEQRTLRDGFKSWDKVMLTSRFPQEKLALIQLYLSLD